The sequence below is a genomic window from Candidatus Methylomirabilota bacterium.
TTCCAGAGCTTGACCGACTTGTACGCGGGCGAGATCTCCACCTCCCCATTGGCGGAGAGGGCGCCCTTGTCGATCGTCACGTTGTAGCGGCTGGTGATCGGCTTGAAGTAGTCGAGGCCGACGGAGTCGAGCGCGATGTCGGCCATGAACGCGGCGTGCGGCTCGGCGAGGAAATCGGCCCAGCCCTCCGCCGAGATCGACCCCGTATCGAAGATGCGGGCGGTGAGCGTCATCGGCGACGGATAGACGCCCTCCTCGGAGCGGACGTTGCGGATGTTGGACGCCGTCACGTCCAGCTCGTAGACGCGCAGTGGCTTGAAGGGGCCGTTGTCCTGGTAGGTGATGTCGCCCTGGCTGATGCGCAGCTCGTTGATCTTCAACGGATAGATCGCCTGCAGCGCATCCTGCCAGCCCTTGTCCTTGACCGGGGTGGGGTCGTCGATCTCGGCTCGGGCCTGGGGCAGATTCAGGAAGACGACCGGGTGGTCGATCAGGATGTCGCCGACCACCTTGCCGGAGAGCAGCGCCTTCCAGTGCACGCTCGCGTAGAGGCGGTCGATCTTGGCCACCGGGGGATCCGGATACTGGTTCTGCACCACCGTGGTGTCGCGCAGATCCAGCGAGAAGTTGATCGGGCTGAAGTGCAGACGGCCGATCGTAACCGTGTAGCCCTTCAGGCTCGCGTTCATCTTCGCCTCGGTGTAGCGACGGAGGGGCTCGTCGATGAAGAACAGCGCGACCACCGAGGCGATCAGCAGCAGCGCGACGAGGGCGCCCGCGGCGACGATCCACCGCCGCGTCGTCATCCTGGACCACCAGCCCGGCCACCTCATGCAGTCGGGAATAGCAAGGCTCGTGCCCGCCGCCGGAAGCCTTCGGGAGGAGGCCGCGCGCACGTTGTCGAGGAGTTTCGACCGGGAACTTCTGACTACGTGTGAAGGGGAAGGTCGGCGAATGCCGGCTCCGCGCGGCGCTTGCCTTTGCGCCGCCGCACGCGGCGCTTCAGGTGATCGGTGGCACAGGAGTTGTAGCCTGACTCGGCGCATGGCCAGCCAATCGGAGACGCGTGTGCTCAAGATCGGGATCTCGGGCTCGTACGGCGGCCTGAACCTGGGCGACGAGGCGATCTTACAGTCGATCGTGACGCAGCTACGCGCGGCCGCCCCGTGCGAGGTCACCGTCTTCTCCCGTGACGCCAAGGACACCGCGGCGCGGCACAAGGTGGAGCGCAGCATCCCGGTGCGGGATCTCTCGCGCGACGAAGTGTTGCCCGAGGTCGTCGAACTCGACCTGTTCATCCTGGGGGGCGGCGGCATCCTCTACGACGAGGCCGCGGCGGTGTACCTCCGTGAGGTCGCGATGGCCCAGGAGCACCACGTGCCGGTGCTGGTCTACGCGGTGAGCGCCGGTCCGCTCCACGACGCGGCAGCGCGGACGCTCGTCCGCGACACCCTGAGCCGCGCCGACGCGGTCACGGTGCGCGAGCGGCGCGCCCGCCAGCTGCTAGAGGAGGTGGGCGTCCGCGACATCGAAGTGACCGCCGATCCCGCGTTCCTGCTCGAGCCCGAGCCGCTGCCCACCGATGCGCTCCATCGCGAAGGGCTGAACGAGCACCGGCGGCTGATCGGGCTGTCGGTGCGCGAGCCCGGCTCGGCCGCGCCCGATATCGACGAGACCCACTACCACGCGCTCCTCGCCAATGCGGCCGACTACATGGTGGACCGGCTCGAGGCCGATCTGGTCTTCGTGCCGATGGAGCCCCGGCGCAAGGACACCCAGCACTCGCACGCGGTCGTCTCCAAGATGGCGTACGCGCATCGGGCCACGGTTCTGAAGGGCGAGTACACGTCGGGCCAGCTCCTGTCCCTGATGGGGCACTTCGACTTCGCGGTGGGCATGCGGCTGCACTTCTTGATCTTCGCGGCGCTGAACCGGGTGCCGTTCGTGGCCCTGCCCTACTCGAGCAAGGTGGCCGGCTTCCTCGAGGATCTCGACATCGCGATGCCCCCGCTCAAGCACGTCAATCCGGGCCAGCTCATCGCCTACATCGACCGCTGGTGGGACCTGCGTCGGAACCTCCAGGCGCGTCTCGAGAAAGCGGTGCCCGAGATCCAGGCGCGCGCGCGGCGCACCAACGAGATCGCCCTGCAGCTGCTCGACGGCCAGCGCCGGCGCCGGGACCCGGAGGGCGGCCGCGGACCCGGAGCCTGAGCGCGATGCCTCCGCTCGTGCGTCCGAAGGACCCCGAGACCATCACCCTGGCGCCCCGCACCGCCACCATCGCCGCGCACTGCGACGTCCTGGTGGTGGGCGGCGGCCCGGCCGGGCTCGGGGCGGCCCTGGGCGCGGCGGGAGCGGGCGCGGAGGTGGTGCTGGTCGAGCGGCACGCCTTCCTGGGCGGCAACGCCACCGCCGCGCTCGTGATGCCGCTGATGTCGTTTCACACGCAGCGCGGCGCACCCGCCCCGGGCGCCGCCGCGGACCTGCTGCCGCAAGATCACGGACCGGGCGACCCGGTGGTGAAAGGCGTGCTGCGGCGCTTGCTCGAGCGCCTTCACGGGGCGGGCGGCTCGCTGCGGCCGTCGGAGCAGACCGGATTCGTGGTGCCGTTCGATCCGGAGATCTTCAAGCTGGTGGCGCTGGATCTCCTGGACGAGGCGGGGGTGCACGTGCTCCTGCACGCGCTCGCCACGGGAGTCATCGGCGCCCCGCGCCCGGACGGCGTGGTGTTCGAGACCAAGTCCGGGCCGATCGTGATCATGGCCCGCGCGGTGGTGGACGCCACCGGCGACGGCGACATCGCGGCCCTGTCCGGGGCGCCGTTCGAGATCGGCCGCGAGGGCGACGACCTGGTCCAGCCCATGACCCTGATGTTCCGCATGGTGGAGTTCGAGCGCACCGCGTTCGCCGCCTACCGGCAGGCCCACCCGGACCAGTGGCGCGGCGTCCACGGGCTGTGGGATCTGGTCCGGCAGGCGAGCGCGACCGGTGAGCTGAGTCTGGCCCGCGAGGACATCCTGTTCTTCGGCACGCCGCACGAGCGCGAGCTGTCGGTCAACAGCACGCGCGTCACCGGCGTCCTCGGCACCAGCGTGTGGGATCTCACCCGCGCCGAGTGGCAGGCGCGGCGGCAGATGCGGCAGATCGCCGCGTTCCTCCGGAAGTACGTGCCCGGCTTCGAGCGGTCGT
It includes:
- a CDS encoding DUF748 domain-containing protein codes for the protein MTTRRWIVAAGALVALLLIASVVALFFIDEPLRRYTEAKMNASLKGYTVTIGRLHFSPINFSLDLRDTTVVQNQYPDPPVAKIDRLYASVHWKALLSGKVVGDILIDHPVVFLNLPQARAEIDDPTPVKDKGWQDALQAIYPLKINELRISQGDITYQDNGPFKPLRVYELDVTASNIRNVRSEEGVYPSPMTLTARIFDTGSISAEGWADFLAEPHAAFMADIALDSVGLDYFKPITSRYNVTIDKGALSANGEVEISPAYKSVKLWNATVDSIHLDYVQTAAKADVPKTAAPKTAAPQTAAKEALAAVDESQAPGVQVRVDRLDIVKSNVGFVNKTASPVYRVFIADTNASLTNLSSLPTGETAVAEVHGKFMNSGPASLSFKLLPTRPGPDFDMAVQIDEADLRTMNDLLRAHGKFDVVAGRFSLYTELHAKNRQISGYVKPLFQDMQVYDPSQDRDKSVVRKAYEAVVGKVSKMLENRPRDEVATKVDISGRLDNPNTSIIDTVVGLVENAFFKAILPGFDAEARRSRR
- a CDS encoding polysaccharide pyruvyl transferase family protein — protein: MLKIGISGSYGGLNLGDEAILQSIVTQLRAAAPCEVTVFSRDAKDTAARHKVERSIPVRDLSRDEVLPEVVELDLFILGGGGILYDEAAAVYLREVAMAQEHHVPVLVYAVSAGPLHDAAARTLVRDTLSRADAVTVRERRARQLLEEVGVRDIEVTADPAFLLEPEPLPTDALHREGLNEHRRLIGLSVREPGSAAPDIDETHYHALLANAADYMVDRLEADLVFVPMEPRRKDTQHSHAVVSKMAYAHRATVLKGEYTSGQLLSLMGHFDFAVGMRLHFLIFAALNRVPFVALPYSSKVAGFLEDLDIAMPPLKHVNPGQLIAYIDRWWDLRRNLQARLEKAVPEIQARARRTNEIALQLLDGQRRRRDPEGGRGPGA
- a CDS encoding FAD-dependent oxidoreductase; translation: MPPLVRPKDPETITLAPRTATIAAHCDVLVVGGGPAGLGAALGAAGAGAEVVLVERHAFLGGNATAALVMPLMSFHTQRGAPAPGAAADLLPQDHGPGDPVVKGVLRRLLERLHGAGGSLRPSEQTGFVVPFDPEIFKLVALDLLDEAGVHVLLHALATGVIGAPRPDGVVFETKSGPIVIMARAVVDATGDGDIAALSGAPFEIGREGDDLVQPMTLMFRMVEFERTAFAAYRQAHPDQWRGVHGLWDLVRQASATGELSLAREDILFFGTPHERELSVNSTRVTGVLGTSVWDLTRAEWQARRQMRQIAAFLRKYVPGFERSYVAQSGVTIGVRETRRVTGDYALTAQDILGAHKFDDAIARGTYPIDIHNPQGKGTLLMRLPPGDWYDIPLRCLLPQRVDRLAVAGRCISGTHEAHSSYRVMPIAMATGQAAGVSAALAARESKAMRDVPADDVRGELRRQGAEV